In Weissella koreensis KACC 15510, a single genomic region encodes these proteins:
- a CDS encoding thioredoxin family protein — MEQLSVMNKKEFDKKLKNGKYILVFMASWCPDCSFIKPHLPEIEQEFKDYTFISVDRDENTELAQELNIFGIPSFVIFRDGQEIGRLVNKDRKTKEEVENFITNTIN; from the coding sequence ATGGAACAACTATCAGTAATGAATAAAAAAGAATTTGATAAAAAACTGAAGAATGGAAAATATATTTTAGTTTTTATGGCTTCTTGGTGCCCTGATTGTAGCTTTATCAAGCCTCATCTACCAGAGATTGAACAAGAATTCAAAGATTACACTTTCATCAGTGTCGATCGTGATGAGAATACCGAATTGGCTCAAGAACTAAATATCTTTGGTATTCCAAGCTTCGTTATTTTTAGAGATGGGCAAGAAATCGGAAGACTTGTCAATAAAGATCGGAAGACTAAAGAAGAAGTCGAAAATTTCATTACCAACACTATTAACTAA
- a CDS encoding helix-turn-helix domain-containing protein, protein MSENLKTIRELAEELGVSKQAIQYHIKSLTNKTRQTNDKGIVVLSLEEQHFIRSKVDKQTNKNKTNKQTNDKQTDKETKWDIHNYLISELDEVKKNRDKQLAVKDKQLENKDSQIAQMQNLLDQQQRLALQDKQLLEEYKAEIKDLKALTMAPHDDGEKEVTSDKQLEPENSTPESQPKPKKWWRFGK, encoded by the coding sequence ATGAGTGAAAATTTAAAAACAATTCGAGAACTTGCTGAGGAGTTAGGTGTTTCAAAACAGGCGATACAATATCATATAAAGTCGCTGACAAACAAAACAAGGCAAACAAACGACAAAGGTATAGTTGTTTTATCTTTAGAAGAACAGCATTTTATAAGGTCTAAGGTCGACAAACAGACAAACAAAAACAAGACAAATAAACAGACAAATGACAAACAAACAGACAAAGAGACAAAGTGGGATATCCACAACTATTTAATTAGTGAACTTGATGAAGTTAAGAAAAATAGAGATAAACAATTAGCAGTTAAGGATAAGCAACTAGAAAATAAAGATTCGCAAATAGCTCAAATGCAAAACTTACTAGACCAGCAACAACGGCTAGCCTTACAGGACAAGCAACTGCTCGAAGAATACAAGGCAGAAATTAAGGACTTGAAAGCCTTAACGATGGCACCGCATGATGATGGTGAAAAAGAAGTGACGTCAGACAAACAACTGGAACCTGAAAATAGCACCCCGGAGTCACAACCTAAACCTAAAAAGTGGTGGCGTTTTGGTAAATAG
- a CDS encoding RepB family plasmid replication initiator protein, which yields MSIIPESKTRQVHTLNELSKRKVVEHNSLITSIAKMDKTPLKMFELAVSLIDTENPPEDQTVYLSKRELFAFFQVDDSNKHSRFKEAVEKMQKQAFFQIKKEQDKGFKFISIVPIPYVEWTDYNDEVKIEFHREIMPYLINLKNNFTQHALSDIAELNSKYAIILYRWLSMNYNQYEHYSVKGGRREEQVESYRNPEISMRDLRQMTDTIDEYKRFDHFEKRVLNEPLSEITKHTTFNVTYEKLKKGRSIDSIVFHITKKQVADDISYKLDDPVYIEGKIRQEETEDMLTVKAIKSPYTKLLMEQFLLSYIDLTDTTILSGLQKNVYPLYDELKESRGLKGVKEHLAYIRDKQDDYSKKNIAKYLKKSIEQYLPIVKRQDIDHE from the coding sequence ATGTCAATTATACCAGAATCAAAGACAAGGCAGGTACACACCTTGAATGAGTTATCAAAACGAAAAGTCGTCGAACATAACAGTTTAATCACTTCAATTGCCAAAATGGATAAGACACCACTCAAAATGTTTGAGTTGGCCGTTTCTCTAATAGATACGGAAAATCCCCCCGAAGATCAGACGGTTTATTTATCAAAGCGAGAGTTGTTTGCTTTTTTTCAAGTTGATGATAGCAACAAACATAGTCGTTTTAAAGAAGCCGTTGAAAAAATGCAGAAACAAGCTTTTTTTCAGATTAAAAAAGAACAAGATAAAGGCTTTAAATTTATTAGTATTGTACCGATCCCGTATGTGGAATGGACAGATTATAATGACGAAGTAAAAATTGAATTTCATCGTGAAATTATGCCTTATCTAATTAATCTCAAAAATAATTTTACGCAACATGCTTTGTCAGATATTGCAGAATTGAACAGTAAGTATGCAATAATTTTGTATCGTTGGTTATCGATGAATTACAATCAATACGAGCATTACAGCGTTAAAGGTGGACGGAGAGAGGAACAGGTTGAAAGTTACCGTAATCCCGAAATAAGCATGCGAGATTTACGTCAAATGACAGATACAATTGATGAATATAAACGATTTGATCATTTTGAAAAAAGAGTACTGAATGAACCATTGTCAGAAATTACTAAACACACAACTTTCAATGTAACTTACGAAAAGCTCAAAAAAGGGCGGAGTATTGATAGTATTGTCTTTCATATCACTAAAAAACAAGTGGCAGATGATATTAGTTACAAGCTAGATGATCCCGTTTATATCGAGGGCAAGATCCGTCAAGAAGAAACAGAAGATATGTTGACTGTTAAGGCAATAAAAAGTCCCTATACAAAGTTACTTATGGAGCAGTTTTTATTGTCATATATTGATTTAACGGATACTACTATTTTGTCAGGGTTACAGAAAAATGTTTATCCACTTTATGACGAATTAAAAGAGTCACGTGGTTTAAAGGGCGTGAAAGAACACTTAGCCTATATCAGAGACAAACAAGATGACTATTCGAAAAAGAATATTGCTAAGTATCTTAAAAAATCGATTGAACAGTATCTACCAATCGTTAAAAGGCAGGATATAGATCATGAGTGA
- a CDS encoding transposase, whose amino-acid sequence MIRYKKEFKQSLVEMHNQGRSYTDLSAEYGPSVDSIRNWVKLYAVHEVDGEKWTQADVNALQKGKRQTSRRT is encoded by the coding sequence ATGATTCGATACAAAAAAGAATTTAAGCAGTCTCTTGTTGAGATGCACAATCAAGGCCGTTCATATACTGATCTATCCGCTGAATACGGACCTTCGGTCGACTCAATCCGTAACTGGGTCAAGTTGTACGCGGTCCACGAAGTGGACGGCGAAAAATGGACGCAAGCTGATGTAAACGCATTACAAAAAGGAAAACGACAAACTTCGCGAAGAACTTGA
- the trxA gene encoding thioredoxin, with product MVKNLTDKDFVKETSTGVTLTDFWATWCPPCRMQGPIIEQLDKEIGDKVKITKIDVDANQKTPIAFGIMSIPTLIIKKDGQVVDKLVGLHSKDQLKTVLAQYTN from the coding sequence ATGGTTAAGAACTTAACTGACAAAGACTTTGTGAAAGAAACTAGTACCGGTGTTACATTAACTGATTTTTGGGCTACTTGGTGTCCTCCATGTCGAATGCAAGGACCGATTATTGAACAACTTGATAAAGAAATTGGCGATAAAGTCAAAATTACTAAAATAGACGTAGATGCAAATCAAAAAACACCAATAGCATTTGGAATTATGTCTATTCCAACCTTAATTATCAAAAAAGATGGCCAAGTAGTTGATAAGCTGGTTGGCCTCCACAGTAAGGACCAACTTAAAACCGTTCTTGCTCAATATACTAATTAG
- a CDS encoding helix-turn-helix domain-containing protein: protein MSTSLNVSYQAISNWERGKSYPDISNIIMISDLYNISLDELIREDKNYKDMLLEKKVSGIVDTILNVIFFLCAVMILIYMIIENKLTSANSFYIILAILVIIHTSIDLLKLLPKKTCSLLTGNFGFKLIR from the coding sequence ATGTCTACAAGTTTAAACGTATCGTATCAAGCTATATCTAATTGGGAACGTGGGAAAAGTTATCCGGATATCTCCAATATTATTATGATTTCAGATTTGTACAATATTTCATTGGATGAACTGATTAGAGAAGATAAAAACTATAAAGACATGTTACTTGAAAAGAAAGTATCAGGCATCGTCGATACGATACTTAATGTTATTTTTTTCTTGTGCGCTGTAATGATATTAATTTACATGATTATCGAAAATAAACTCACCTCAGCAAATTCTTTTTATATCATTCTGGCAATCTTAGTTATAATCCATACCAGCATTGATTTATTAAAATTGTTACCAAAAAAAACGTGTAGTTTGCTCACAGGGAATTTTGGATTCAAATTAATACGATGA
- the mobV gene encoding MobV family relaxase, whose product MAHLKKNTRGAVPGLAVHFERKTDHHTNKEIDVSKTYLNQELMADGSDMLSRFNARLNDVYCMKRDDVKALATWIVTLPEELAESPYEQQSAFFEATTNFLNDRYGQENAVAAVVHYDETTPHLHYAFVPVVFDDKKARYKVSAKEVLTRHDLQTFHEDLDQHLKKVLPFYERGILNNKTLPFENVAEIKKYNDQFNALKTELADIEDNIRAKQAVLKITDQALTEVDLAEKQIDAFKQDLSKNLFGKTVLKPDDLDRFKSVLATMKKATLQSQHETEELKQTLGQVKAQLADIQADYQNLKETHQALQKRQREQQQMDYAMRDMLKNDYGVDKIAHTDVEARYVLYKLDHEKLTQNKKVAQSWLKTLTTARADPDTKIAPTRLDRGIEQVKALINRIIELTRDIFKGPSL is encoded by the coding sequence ATGGCGCATTTAAAGAAAAATACCCGTGGCGCAGTACCCGGTTTAGCGGTTCACTTTGAACGTAAAACCGATCATCACACCAACAAAGAAATTGATGTGTCGAAAACCTATCTGAATCAAGAGCTCATGGCTGATGGTTCTGATATGCTTTCACGCTTCAATGCGCGTTTAAATGACGTTTATTGCATGAAAAGAGACGATGTAAAGGCGTTAGCGACTTGGATTGTCACTTTACCTGAAGAACTCGCAGAATCGCCCTACGAGCAACAGAGCGCCTTTTTTGAAGCAACCACTAATTTTTTGAATGACCGTTATGGTCAAGAAAATGCCGTGGCCGCTGTCGTGCATTATGACGAGACAACCCCTCACTTGCACTATGCCTTTGTCCCGGTAGTTTTTGATGATAAAAAGGCACGTTATAAAGTATCCGCTAAAGAAGTGCTCACGCGTCATGATCTGCAAACCTTTCATGAGGATTTAGATCAGCATTTAAAAAAGGTGCTACCCTTTTATGAACGAGGGATTTTAAATAACAAAACCTTACCGTTTGAGAATGTCGCTGAAATCAAAAAATACAATGATCAGTTTAATGCCTTAAAAACGGAACTAGCCGATATTGAAGACAACATTCGTGCGAAACAGGCAGTACTTAAAATCACGGATCAAGCCTTAACGGAAGTAGACTTAGCCGAAAAACAAATTGATGCCTTTAAACAAGACTTATCTAAAAACCTCTTTGGTAAGACGGTGCTTAAACCTGATGACTTAGATCGCTTTAAAAGTGTGTTAGCCACGATGAAGAAAGCCACCTTGCAAAGCCAGCATGAGACGGAAGAACTCAAGCAAACGTTAGGCCAAGTCAAAGCGCAATTAGCTGACATCCAAGCTGATTATCAAAACCTAAAAGAAACGCATCAAGCGCTACAGAAGCGGCAACGAGAACAGCAACAGATGGATTATGCTATGCGTGACATGCTTAAAAATGATTATGGTGTCGACAAGATAGCCCATACTGATGTGGAGGCCCGGTATGTTCTTTATAAGCTGGATCATGAAAAACTCACTCAAAATAAAAAAGTAGCCCAGTCCTGGTTAAAAACACTGACGACAGCTAGAGCAGATCCAGATACGAAAATAGCGCCAACTAGATTAGATCGCGGTATTGAACAAGTTAAAGCATTAATCAATCGAATCATTGAATTAACGCGTGATATTTTTAAGGGGCCAAGTCTGTAA
- a CDS encoding CopY/TcrY family copper transport repressor — protein MSTIVVNPHITDAEWEVMRVVWANGRVTSKEIISILKEKMDWKQATIKTLLGRLVEKGVLNTEQEGRKFIYTTNIEEKEAVGNYTDDIFNRICRKNVGNVVGSIIEDHVLSFDDIQRLEEILEMKKAFAVEEVDCQCTEGQCDCHLHHHGE, from the coding sequence ATGAGTACAATAGTAGTTAACCCTCATATCACAGATGCTGAATGGGAAGTTATGCGTGTAGTCTGGGCGAATGGTCGAGTGACTAGTAAAGAAATCATCTCCATATTGAAAGAAAAAATGGACTGGAAACAAGCCACTATCAAAACGCTCTTAGGTCGACTGGTTGAAAAAGGCGTACTAAATACAGAGCAAGAAGGTAGAAAATTTATTTATACTACCAATATTGAAGAGAAAGAAGCCGTAGGAAATTATACAGACGATATTTTCAACCGTATTTGTCGAAAGAATGTCGGGAATGTAGTAGGGAGTATCATTGAAGATCATGTCTTAAGCTTCGATGATATCCAGCGACTAGAAGAAATATTAGAGATGAAAAAAGCTTTCGCAGTAGAAGAAGTGGATTGTCAGTGTACAGAAGGGCAATGCGATTGCCATTTACATCATCATGGAGAATAA
- a CDS encoding thioredoxin family protein yields the protein MSTIDKTLTLINFENNWCAQCYTQRPIINKISHDFNSYLNVRVVNSDAHPEPAKKYNVYSAPSTILLRDGKIVEKITRFIDQSQLTTLIKYYL from the coding sequence TTGTCTACTATTGATAAAACGCTAACCTTAATTAATTTTGAGAATAATTGGTGCGCCCAGTGTTACACGCAGCGACCAATAATAAATAAGATTAGCCATGACTTTAATTCATATTTAAACGTTCGGGTAGTGAATTCAGATGCTCACCCAGAACCAGCAAAAAAATACAATGTTTATTCCGCACCCAGTACTATTTTGCTGCGTGATGGAAAAATCGTTGAAAAAATTACCCGTTTTATTGATCAATCACAATTAACAACTTTAATTAAATATTACCTATAA
- a CDS encoding heavy metal translocating P-type ATPase, with the protein MRNNKQHSSHSHHNHGDMDHSKHDHNEMEHSQMDHGKMNHSAMDHSEMDHGGHMMHMGDMSKKLKVAIILMIPLLLISPIAGFTILKFPGSEILQLILGTIIFFYSGTPFFSGAKGELKSRKPAMMMLITMGITVAYTYSVYATIMSLNGHMGMNFWFELATLIVIMLIGHLIEMKAIMGAGDALKDLASLVPKKAHLKSGKDVELSELKVGDLLLVKENERIPADGLILSEAFVDESMITGESRAVNKKTNDLVYGGSLNQNQPFEMKVTTLGKDSFLNQVAELVKKAQAQKSNLENMADRVAGYLFYAALIVGIFSLIFWTISSNFSFALLLAVSVFVIACPHALGLAVPLVVSRLTSISAKNGLLIQNRTSLEKINTIKYALMDKTGTLTDGNFIVRNVINFTDETDILQIMAALEGSSTHPIAQSIVSAAKPLENLKVEAVENIPGVGIKGQVNQNFYQIVNYKYLRENQLSYDEQKIAQYLDLGLTVSFLINEQQDVLGFIALGDSPKADAKAFINGLLAQGITPVMLTGDNKETAQKIASALNIPEFRAELKPEDKAEIVKEYQKKAGVLFIGDGVNDSPALATATIGFAIGAGTSVAISTADVVLVNSNPSDVLDMINISKRMLRKMKQNLWFGAGYNIIAIPVAAGILYPFTGIYIDPLIAAVLMSISTVIVAINAMGLRYDKK; encoded by the coding sequence ATGAGGAATAACAAACAACATTCGTCACATAGTCATCATAATCACGGCGACATGGATCACTCAAAACACGACCATAATGAAATGGAACATAGTCAGATGGATCACGGCAAGATGAATCATAGTGCGATGGATCACAGTGAAATGGATCATGGAGGACACATGATGCATATGGGTGATATGAGTAAAAAGCTCAAAGTGGCTATCATTCTTATGATTCCGCTTCTACTCATTTCACCAATCGCGGGCTTTACTATCCTTAAATTCCCCGGAAGTGAAATTTTGCAACTTATCCTTGGTACAATTATCTTCTTTTACTCTGGGACTCCTTTTTTTAGCGGAGCAAAAGGTGAATTAAAAAGCCGTAAGCCAGCCATGATGATGCTGATTACAATGGGAATTACCGTTGCCTATACTTATTCTGTTTATGCCACAATTATGAGTCTTAACGGACATATGGGCATGAACTTCTGGTTTGAACTGGCAACTTTAATTGTCATTATGTTGATTGGTCACCTGATTGAGATGAAAGCAATCATGGGTGCTGGCGATGCATTGAAAGATTTAGCAAGCCTTGTTCCCAAAAAAGCTCACTTAAAAAGTGGGAAGGATGTGGAGCTTTCAGAACTAAAAGTTGGCGATTTGCTTTTAGTGAAAGAAAATGAAAGAATTCCTGCAGATGGCCTTATATTAAGTGAAGCGTTCGTTGATGAGTCAATGATTACTGGTGAAAGCCGAGCAGTCAATAAAAAAACAAATGACCTTGTTTATGGTGGTTCCCTCAATCAAAACCAACCATTTGAGATGAAAGTCACAACCCTTGGAAAAGATTCATTTCTCAATCAAGTGGCCGAATTAGTCAAGAAAGCCCAAGCTCAAAAATCTAATTTGGAAAATATGGCTGACAGAGTGGCTGGTTACCTTTTCTATGCTGCACTTATTGTCGGTATCTTCTCATTAATTTTTTGGACAATTAGTTCTAACTTTAGTTTTGCTCTTCTTCTTGCGGTTTCTGTTTTTGTAATTGCATGTCCACACGCTTTAGGTCTTGCGGTTCCACTTGTTGTTTCTCGCTTAACCAGTATTTCTGCTAAAAATGGTTTATTAATTCAGAACAGAACCTCTTTGGAAAAAATAAATACAATTAAATATGCCTTAATGGATAAAACAGGAACATTAACTGACGGTAATTTTATTGTCCGTAATGTTATTAATTTTACTGATGAAACAGACATTCTCCAAATCATGGCAGCACTTGAAGGAAGTTCCACTCACCCGATTGCTCAATCAATCGTTTCAGCTGCTAAACCTCTTGAAAATCTAAAAGTTGAAGCGGTTGAAAATATTCCAGGAGTTGGAATTAAAGGGCAAGTTAATCAAAACTTTTATCAAATTGTTAACTATAAATATCTTCGTGAAAATCAACTTTCTTATGATGAACAAAAGATTGCTCAATATTTAGATTTAGGTTTAACTGTATCTTTCCTAATCAATGAACAACAAGATGTTTTAGGATTTATTGCCTTAGGAGATTCTCCTAAAGCAGACGCGAAAGCCTTTATTAATGGTTTATTAGCCCAAGGAATTACCCCTGTTATGCTCACGGGTGATAATAAAGAAACTGCTCAAAAAATTGCTAGTGCACTAAATATTCCCGAATTTAGAGCGGAATTAAAACCTGAAGATAAAGCAGAAATTGTGAAAGAATACCAAAAGAAAGCCGGCGTTCTTTTCATTGGTGATGGTGTCAATGATTCCCCAGCTCTTGCAACTGCTACGATTGGTTTTGCGATTGGAGCAGGAACTTCGGTTGCTATCAGTACCGCTGATGTCGTCCTAGTTAACTCCAATCCAAGTGACGTCCTGGATATGATTAATATCTCCAAACGTATGCTTAGAAAAATGAAACAAAACCTCTGGTTTGGAGCAGGCTATAACATCATTGCTATTCCTGTTGCAGCGGGTATTCTTTATCCATTTACAGGGATTTATATTGATCCTCTCATTGCAGCAGTCCTGATGTCAATCTCAACCGTGATTGTCGCAATCAACGCGATGGGATTGAGGTATGATAAAAAATAG
- a CDS encoding ArsR/SmtB family transcription factor, whose product MFEQAVNYKNGLYKELSKIGKGLSSDRRLEILDLLTQAPKSVETIANGVGISVANASRHLQILKDSHLVKTKRKGNHIIYSLSSPKISDFVHLLTDIGNSELSDMKTIQDKSDAQDNVKTISLKQAQEEYKNSFVLDVRPSDEYAAGHIQSAINVPLETLKESMPKLPKDQKIIVYCRGRLCANSNIATQILNRNGFDAVSLNSSYYDWNKITE is encoded by the coding sequence ATGTTTGAACAAGCAGTTAACTACAAAAATGGACTATATAAAGAACTATCTAAAATTGGTAAGGGGCTAAGCAGTGATCGACGATTAGAAATTCTTGATCTTTTAACTCAAGCACCCAAATCAGTTGAAACTATTGCCAACGGGGTCGGAATAAGTGTAGCTAACGCCTCACGCCATCTACAAATATTGAAGGACAGTCATCTGGTTAAAACAAAACGAAAAGGCAATCATATTATTTATAGCCTTAGTTCTCCCAAAATTAGTGATTTTGTGCACCTATTAACCGATATTGGCAACAGTGAACTTTCAGATATGAAAACAATTCAGGATAAATCAGACGCTCAAGATAACGTTAAAACCATTTCCTTAAAGCAAGCTCAAGAAGAATACAAAAATAGCTTTGTCCTTGATGTACGACCTTCTGATGAATATGCAGCAGGCCACATACAATCGGCAATTAATGTCCCATTGGAAACATTAAAAGAATCAATGCCCAAATTACCTAAAGATCAAAAAATTATTGTTTATTGCCGTGGAAGACTATGTGCTAATTCCAACATTGCCACACAGATCTTAAATAGAAATGGTTTTGACGCAGTTAGTTTAAATTCAAGTTACTATGATTGGAATAAAATAACAGAATAA